One region of Exiguobacterium acetylicum genomic DNA includes:
- a CDS encoding ribonuclease J, translated as MSKKKTEKVSVFALGGAGEIGKNMYVVELDEDIFVIDAGLMFPGDEMLGIDKVIPDISYLKENKERIQGIFITHGHEDHIGALSYVLRDLKVPVYGTRLTLGLIEHKLKEAGLLKKADLRPIDAKTKLTVAGHFITFFRVNHSIPDAVGVCIQTSQGAIVHTGDFKFDYTPVDGKQADFGKIAAIGQRGVLCLLSDSTNAERPGMSGSESIVGSELNDVIYEAPGRVIVASFASNIHRLQQVFAAAEANNRKVAVVGRSMVNNVEVAQRLNYLRFKQKTLIDLSDINRLDDNQVVILTTGSQGEPMAALTRMARNAHKQVNIRLNDTVVVAASPIPGNEKSVSKTIDLLFRAGANVIYNQRKVHVSGHGHAEDLKLMLNLIKPKFFLPIHGEFRMQKAHSRLAQTVGVNANNIFIIENGDVVEFEKRKARMSRKVNAGNVLIDGIGVGDVGNIVLRDRRLLSQDGVVLCVITISRKNKTIVSGPEIISRGFVYMRESEDMINEANRIVAKQLQGKLNGELDWTEMKSLIRDKLSAYLYEQTKRRPMILPIIMEI; from the coding sequence GTGTCAAAGAAGAAGACGGAAAAAGTAAGCGTCTTTGCTCTTGGTGGCGCCGGTGAGATCGGGAAGAACATGTACGTCGTCGAACTCGACGAGGACATCTTCGTCATCGATGCCGGATTAATGTTCCCAGGAGACGAGATGCTTGGAATCGATAAAGTCATTCCAGACATCAGTTATTTAAAAGAAAACAAAGAGCGGATTCAAGGGATTTTCATTACCCATGGTCACGAGGATCATATCGGAGCACTCAGTTACGTCTTGCGTGACTTAAAAGTACCGGTTTACGGAACACGTTTGACGCTCGGTTTGATTGAACACAAATTAAAAGAAGCCGGTTTATTGAAAAAGGCAGATCTTCGTCCAATTGATGCCAAGACGAAATTAACCGTTGCAGGTCATTTTATTACGTTCTTCCGGGTCAACCACTCGATTCCGGATGCAGTCGGGGTATGTATTCAAACATCTCAAGGTGCGATCGTCCATACAGGGGATTTCAAGTTCGATTACACACCAGTTGATGGAAAACAGGCGGATTTCGGGAAGATTGCAGCAATTGGTCAACGGGGAGTGCTATGCTTACTGTCTGACTCAACGAATGCAGAGCGACCAGGGATGTCTGGATCAGAATCGATCGTCGGTTCTGAACTGAACGACGTCATCTATGAGGCACCAGGTCGTGTCATCGTCGCTTCATTCGCTTCGAACATTCATCGTCTACAACAAGTGTTTGCGGCAGCAGAAGCGAACAATCGAAAAGTAGCGGTCGTTGGTCGTAGCATGGTCAATAACGTCGAAGTGGCACAGCGTCTGAATTACTTACGCTTCAAACAGAAAACATTGATTGATCTATCTGACATCAACCGCCTCGACGATAACCAAGTTGTCATCTTGACGACAGGATCGCAAGGTGAGCCGATGGCAGCCTTGACACGAATGGCGCGTAACGCACATAAGCAAGTCAATATTCGCTTGAACGATACGGTCGTCGTTGCGGCTTCGCCGATTCCAGGTAACGAAAAGTCGGTTTCGAAAACAATCGATCTCTTATTCCGTGCTGGTGCGAATGTCATTTACAACCAACGGAAAGTACACGTGTCCGGTCACGGTCATGCAGAAGATCTGAAGCTGATGCTCAACTTGATCAAACCGAAATTCTTCCTACCGATTCACGGAGAATTCCGGATGCAAAAGGCACACAGTCGTCTCGCACAGACGGTTGGCGTTAATGCGAACAACATCTTCATCATCGAGAATGGGGATGTCGTTGAGTTCGAGAAGCGCAAAGCACGGATGTCACGCAAAGTGAACGCCGGGAACGTCTTGATCGACGGAATCGGTGTGGGTGATGTCGGAAACATCGTCCTTCGTGATCGTCGCTTGTTGTCGCAAGACGGTGTCGTCCTTTGTGTCATTACGATCAGCCGGAAAAACAAAACGATCGTATCGGGACCGGAAATCATCTCTCGCGGATTCGTCTACATGCGTGAATCAGAGGATATGATCAACGAAGCAAACCGAATCGTTGCGAAACAACTACAAGGTAAATTAAACGGAGAATTGGATTGGACGGAGATGAAGTCGTTGATTCGAGATAAACTGAGTGCTTATCTCTATGAACAGACGAAACGCCGCCCGATGATTCTTCCAATCATCATGGAGATTTAA
- a CDS encoding M15 family metallopeptidase, which translates to MKRGTIFGWIVFLLTMFAIGLFLAASMNRMPTILMDQPELGIDSCPRDVAGENRLINASETNLKRLHPAVEAGAKDLIRVAHSCYNIDIKITQGYRSIQQQNALYEQGRSEAGEVVTNARGGESMHNYGLAVDFVQLVNGQISYDLEYDGNRSGKSDWREVADIGKALGFEWGGDWKRFVDYPHFEMTFGYSLDELKAGERPSRSEKAKRTEEVEDLLNT; encoded by the coding sequence ATGAAACGGGGAACAATCTTCGGTTGGATCGTATTTTTATTGACGATGTTTGCGATTGGATTGTTTCTTGCGGCATCCATGAATCGGATGCCGACGATTTTAATGGATCAACCGGAGCTCGGGATTGATAGTTGTCCACGGGACGTAGCGGGAGAAAATCGTTTGATTAATGCAAGCGAGACGAACCTGAAGCGTCTCCACCCAGCTGTTGAAGCAGGGGCAAAGGATCTGATCCGTGTGGCGCATTCTTGCTACAATATCGATATCAAGATTACGCAAGGATACCGCTCGATTCAGCAACAGAATGCGCTTTATGAACAGGGACGTTCTGAGGCAGGGGAAGTCGTCACGAATGCACGAGGTGGTGAATCGATGCACAATTATGGACTCGCTGTCGATTTCGTTCAGCTCGTGAATGGACAGATTTCGTATGACCTTGAGTATGACGGGAATCGGTCAGGGAAAAGTGATTGGCGCGAAGTCGCGGACATCGGAAAAGCGCTCGGTTTCGAATGGGGAGGCGATTGGAAACGATTCGTCGACTATCCTCATTTTGAGATGACGTTTGGGTATTCGCTCGACGAACTAAAGGCTGGTGAACGTCCAAGTCGTTCGGAAAAAGCAAAACGAACGGAAGAAGTCGAAGATTTGTTGAATACGTGA
- a CDS encoding lipid II:glycine glycyltransferase FemX: MTYQPIVVTIDQFETFVKTHPKGDLLQLPAWGEVKSATGWTHERIAVGTASGEIAGVGLLLFKKVPKLPFTLCYAPRGFVVDYTDTDALRALRDEAIRVAKQQKAIAIKFDPNVEREEYPGLLQDMQGLGFKHNGFGGGFDYAQPRFTMETSLVGTEKEIFDGFHSKFRYNVRLAERKGIVCEQADREGLKTFAKLMVETGERDGFSIRGLDYFENLYDHLHPKGDAVLFLTKLDVVRALENTEALLLQADKELSKIHRQLEKETAEKKLKSLNNRLEQTTAQIEKAEKSKTELMTIAAKHPNGVILSGGLLTLAGRRSYYLYGASSNEYREFMPNHLMQWTMMQYAKEHGALSYDFGGVSGSTDPDDHYAGLYAFKSGWGSRMIEKIGEFDYVLNRPLYLLLETGLPILQKLRKKLRR; this comes from the coding sequence GTGACTTATCAACCAATCGTTGTAACCATAGATCAATTTGAAACATTCGTAAAAACACATCCAAAAGGTGATTTACTCCAGCTTCCGGCATGGGGAGAAGTCAAAAGCGCGACAGGGTGGACACATGAACGGATTGCGGTCGGAACGGCTTCCGGTGAGATTGCCGGAGTTGGTCTTCTTTTGTTCAAGAAAGTACCGAAGCTACCGTTCACGCTTTGTTATGCACCGCGCGGTTTCGTCGTCGACTATACGGATACGGACGCGCTTCGCGCCCTTCGTGACGAAGCGATTCGTGTCGCAAAACAACAGAAGGCGATTGCGATTAAATTTGATCCGAACGTCGAGCGGGAAGAATATCCTGGTCTGTTACAAGACATGCAAGGACTTGGCTTCAAACATAATGGCTTCGGTGGCGGTTTTGACTATGCGCAACCACGCTTTACGATGGAGACGAGTCTTGTAGGGACAGAAAAAGAGATCTTCGACGGTTTCCATTCGAAGTTCCGTTACAACGTCCGCCTTGCTGAACGTAAAGGGATCGTATGTGAACAAGCAGATCGCGAAGGGCTAAAGACATTCGCGAAGCTGATGGTCGAGACGGGCGAACGGGATGGTTTTTCGATCCGTGGTCTGGATTATTTCGAAAATCTGTACGATCATCTTCACCCAAAAGGGGATGCGGTCTTGTTTTTGACGAAACTCGATGTCGTTCGTGCGCTTGAGAATACAGAAGCCTTATTACTTCAAGCTGACAAGGAACTCTCGAAAATTCATCGTCAGCTCGAGAAAGAGACGGCCGAGAAGAAGCTAAAAAGCTTAAACAATCGCTTGGAGCAGACGACAGCACAAATCGAAAAAGCAGAGAAGTCGAAGACAGAACTGATGACGATTGCTGCTAAACATCCAAACGGTGTCATCCTGTCTGGTGGTCTTTTGACGCTTGCTGGTCGTCGCTCGTATTACTTATATGGCGCTTCATCGAACGAATATCGGGAGTTCATGCCGAACCACTTGATGCAATGGACGATGATGCAATATGCGAAAGAACATGGCGCGCTCTCTTATGACTTCGGTGGAGTCAGTGGTTCGACAGACCCGGATGATCATTACGCGGGACTCTACGCCTTTAAATCTGGTTGGGGCAGCCGGATGATTGAAAAAATCGGTGAGTTCGATTATGTACTCAATCGTCCGCTCTATCTGTTGCTTGAGACTGGGTTACCGATTCTACAAAAACTTCGGAAGAAGCTTCGCCGCTGA
- a CDS encoding UDP-N-acetylmuramoyl-L-alanyl-D-glutamate--2,6-diaminopimelate ligase, with the protein MNLAELIQVIQTQKIERMVEVDVTSITTDSRDVKPGTLFVAIKGYTVDGHDYAKQAEAQGAVAIVAEQPVDVSIPVILVRSTSRAIAELAGKFYDYPSEKMRMIGITGTNGKTTTTTIVRDILAHLGRKTGIIGTVEVKIGDRVVPSRNTTPQSSELQAFLHQMHEEDVQDVIMEVSSHGLELGRVTGVDYDVAGFTNLTHDHLDFHKTFENYARAKGLLFAQLGQRLSTEKVAVLNADDPTSELYEMMTGARVMTYGIDNAADLRATAIEQSLQQTTFTMLYKEEQVDVTANFIGRFNVYNLLLATGILLSCGYDLATIAGAISAIRPAKGRMQRLPIEGYNVYVDYAHTPDGIEQCLKALVDVPKEKIVFLIGTGGNRDVTKRPKMGELASTYAGTVVITTDDPRYEAYESITSGIAKGMTHDQFVEIGDREEAVRYAARLARPDNIVILAGKGHEKYQIIGDEKFPLDEEIIVKEMIRQMEEQK; encoded by the coding sequence TTGAATTTAGCTGAATTGATTCAAGTCATACAGACGCAAAAAATCGAACGAATGGTAGAGGTGGACGTTACGTCCATCACGACCGATTCACGGGATGTTAAACCGGGGACATTGTTCGTCGCCATCAAAGGATATACTGTTGATGGACACGACTATGCTAAACAGGCAGAAGCACAAGGAGCGGTCGCAATCGTCGCGGAACAACCGGTCGATGTGTCGATTCCTGTCATTCTTGTTCGTAGTACATCACGTGCCATTGCCGAGTTGGCTGGCAAATTCTATGATTATCCTTCTGAAAAGATGCGGATGATTGGTATTACGGGAACGAATGGGAAAACGACGACGACGACGATCGTTCGTGATATATTAGCGCACCTCGGTCGGAAGACGGGGATCATCGGTACGGTCGAAGTCAAGATTGGTGACCGCGTCGTGCCAAGTCGCAATACGACACCACAAAGCTCCGAGTTACAAGCATTTCTGCATCAGATGCATGAAGAAGATGTCCAAGATGTCATCATGGAAGTCTCTTCACATGGATTAGAGCTTGGTCGGGTAACAGGTGTCGATTACGACGTTGCGGGATTTACGAATCTGACGCATGATCACCTTGATTTTCACAAAACATTTGAAAACTATGCGCGTGCCAAAGGATTGTTATTCGCACAACTCGGTCAACGGCTGTCGACAGAGAAAGTCGCAGTCTTGAATGCGGATGATCCGACGAGCGAGCTGTATGAGATGATGACAGGTGCTCGTGTCATGACATACGGCATCGACAACGCAGCTGACCTCCGAGCAACAGCGATTGAACAGTCGCTTCAACAAACGACGTTTACGATGCTGTACAAGGAAGAACAAGTCGATGTCACGGCGAATTTCATTGGTCGCTTTAACGTCTACAATCTGTTGCTTGCAACAGGGATCCTCTTATCTTGCGGATACGATCTAGCGACGATTGCTGGCGCGATTTCAGCAATCCGTCCGGCAAAAGGTCGGATGCAACGCTTGCCGATTGAAGGATATAACGTGTATGTCGACTATGCGCATACGCCAGACGGTATCGAACAGTGTCTGAAAGCACTCGTTGACGTACCAAAGGAAAAGATCGTCTTCCTGATCGGGACAGGTGGAAATCGCGATGTGACGAAACGACCAAAAATGGGCGAACTCGCTTCGACCTACGCAGGAACCGTCGTCATCACAACGGATGATCCACGATATGAAGCGTATGAGTCGATTACATCCGGCATCGCCAAAGGGATGACCCATGATCAGTTCGTTGAAATCGGTGATCGAGAAGAGGCCGTGCGTTACGCAGCACGACTCGCACGACCAGATAATATCGTTATCTTAGCCGGTAAGGGTCATGAAAAATATCAAATCATTGGGGATGAGAAATTCCCGCTCGATGAGGAAATCATCGTCAAAGAGATGATACGGCAAATGGAGGAACAGAAGTGA